CGACTTCGTCATGAACCACACCAGCGACCAGCACCCGTGGTTCCAGGAGTCGAGGAAGGACCCCGACGGCCCCTATGGCGACTACTACATGTGGGCCGACGACGACAAGCAGTACGCCGACGCCCGCATCATCTTCGTCGACACCGAGGCCTCCAACTGGACCTTCGACCCGGTCCGCAAGCAGTACTTCTTCCACCGCTTCTTCTCCCACCAGCCGGACCTCAACTACGAGAACCCGGCCGTGCAGGAGGAGATCCTCTCCGCGCTGAAGTTCTGGCTGGACCTGGGAATCGACGGATTCCGGCTCGATGCCGTGCCCTATCTGTACGCGGAGGAAGGCACGAACTGCGAGAACCTTCCCGCGACGCATGAGTTCCTCAGGCGGGTACGGAAGGAGATCGACGCCCACTACCCCGACACGGTGCTGCTGGCGGAAGCGAACCAATGGCCTGAAGACGTCGTCGACTATTTCGGCGACTACGCCAGCGGTGGCGACGAATGCCACATGGCCTTCCACTTCCCCGTCATGCCGCGCATCTTCATGGCCGTACGGCGGGAATCCCGCTACCCCGTCTCGGAAATCCTCGCCAAGACCCCCGCCATCCCCTCCGGCTGCCAGTGGGGCATCTTCCTGCGCAACCACGACGAGCTGACCCTGGAAATGGTCACCGACGAAGAGCGCGACTACATGTACGCGGAGTACGCCAAGGACCCGCGGATGCGCGCCAACATCGGCATCCGGCGCCGACTGGCCCCCCTGCTCGACAACGACCGCAACCAGATCGAGCTGTTCACCGCCCTGCTGCTGTCGCTGCCCGGCTCGCCGATCCTGTACTACGGCGACGAGATCGGCATGGGCGACAACATCTGGCTCGGCGACCGCGACGCCGTCCGCACGCCGATGCAGTGGACCCCGGACCGCAACGCGGGCTTCTCGTCGAGCGACCCGGGGCGGCTGTTCCTGCCCACGATCATGGACCCGGTCTACGGCTACCAGGTGACGAACGTCGAGGCCTCCATGGCCTCCCCGTCCTCGCTGCTGCACTGGACCCGCCGCATGATCGAGATCCGCAAGCAGAACACGGCCTTCGGACTCGGCTCCTACACCGAACTCCAGTCGTCGAATCCGGCCGTGATCGCCTTCCTGCGCGAATACGAGGACGATCTCGTCCTCTGCGTGAACAACTTCTCGCGGTTCGCACAGCCCACCGAGCTCGACCTGCGCGAGTTCAGCGGACGCCACCCGGTGGAGCTGTTCGGCGGGGTGCGCTTCCCGGCCATCGGTGAGCTGCCGTACTTGCTGACCCTCGGGGGCCACGGCTTCTACTGGTTCCGGCTCCGCAAGGACGCCGCCTGACAGCCCGGCGGGGCGGTTTCTCCCGCCCCGCCCGGGGCACGCATCAGTAACACCCCGACCGGCCCGGGGAAAGGACGTGACGCCATGTCGAAAGCCGTCACCCGCACCCTTACCACCCCTCCCAGCCTCCTCGCGTCGCTGGACCCACTCCTGCGGGAGTGGCTGCCACGGCAGCGATGGTTCGCCGGCAAGGGGCGTCCGGTCACCGGGTTCTCGCTGGTGGCGGCCACCGAGCTGCTGCCGCCCGGCGGCAAGCTGGGCCTGTACCACCTGCTGGTGCGCGCCCATCAGCCGCTCGCGCCCCTGACGGGCGCCCCCGAGCAGCCCGCGGACTGCTACCAGCTCCTCATAGGAGAGCGCGAGGCGTTGCCGCCGCGGCTCGCGCCCGCGCTGATCGGACACGTGGCCGAGGGCCCGCTCGCCGGACGTACGGTGTACGACGCCCTGTACGACACCCGCCCCACCGAGCTGCTCCTGGAGGCGCTGCGCACCGGGGCCCGGATCGGCGGACTGCGTTTCGAGCGGGACGAAAGCCAGGAGATCCGGTCCGGCCTGGTGCCGCGCCTGGTCACCTCCGAGCAGTCGAACTCGTCCGTCGTATACGGCGATACGTTCATCCTGAAGCTGTTGCGCCGCATCGTGCCCGGCGTCAATCCCGACCTGGAGCTGCCGCTGGCGCTGGCCCGCGAGAGCTGCGACCGGGTGCCCGCGCCGACGGCGTGGATCCGGGCGGAACTGTCCGGCGACTCATACGTCCTCGGCGTGCTCCAGCCCTTCGTGCAGGGCGCGGCGGACGGCTGGGAGCTGGCGCTGCGCGAACTGGCCAAGGGCGAGGACTTCGCCGCCGCGGCACGGGCACTCGGGCGCGCCACGGCCGAGGTACACATGGCGCTGGCCCGCACGCTGCCGACCGTGACCCTGGGGCGCGCGCAGGTGCAGCAGCTGGTCGACGGCATGGTCGAGCGGCTGGACGAGGCCGCCCAGGCGGTGCCCGCGCTGCGGCCGTACGCGCCCGGTCTGCGTTCCGCCTTCGCGGCGCTGGCCGACCTGGCCGCCGAGGGCTGCACCTGGACCGCCCAGCGCATCCACGGCGACCTGCACCTCGGGCAGTGCCTGCGCTCGCCCGCGGGGCAGTGGTGGCTGATCGACTTCGAGGGCGAGCCGTCGAAGCCGCTGGCCGAACGGCGGATGCCGCAGCCGCCGGTGCGGGACGTCGCGGGGATGCTGCGCTCCTTCGACTACGCCGCCCACTCGGCCGACCCTCCGGTACCGGGCTGGGCCGACGCCTGCCGGGCCGCGTACTGCTCCGGGTACGCGCAGGTCAGCGGCGCCGATCCGCGGACCGATCCGGTGCTGCTGCGCGCGTACGAGACCGACAAGGCGATCTACGAGGTCGTCTACGAGGCCCGCCACCGCCCCGACTGGCTCCCCGTACCGCTGTCCGCGATACGCCGCCTCGCCGCGGACTCCGCAGCCCCGTCCCCCTCCACGCCCCCATCCCCACCTTCGCCTAGGAGGCCCCGCCCGTGACCCCCCGCACCACTCCCTCCACCGGTTCGGATCCGAAGAAGACGGCCGAACAGCCGGCTGAGCAGACGAACGTCGCGAAGAAGGCGACGACGAAGACGGTGAAGGCCGCCGAGAAGGCCGCGGAGGCCATGAAGAAGGGGACAGCGAAAAAGGCGACGCCGAAGGCCGACGCGGCGAAGAAGACCGCCGCGGAGAAGACGGCCGCGAAGAAGACAGCTGCGAAGAAGGCCCCCGCGAAGAAGGCTGCCGCC
Above is a window of Streptomyces sp. DT2A-34 DNA encoding:
- a CDS encoding maltokinase, which produces MSKAVTRTLTTPPSLLASLDPLLREWLPRQRWFAGKGRPVTGFSLVAATELLPPGGKLGLYHLLVRAHQPLAPLTGAPEQPADCYQLLIGEREALPPRLAPALIGHVAEGPLAGRTVYDALYDTRPTELLLEALRTGARIGGLRFERDESQEIRSGLVPRLVTSEQSNSSVVYGDTFILKLLRRIVPGVNPDLELPLALARESCDRVPAPTAWIRAELSGDSYVLGVLQPFVQGAADGWELALRELAKGEDFAAAARALGRATAEVHMALARTLPTVTLGRAQVQQLVDGMVERLDEAAQAVPALRPYAPGLRSAFAALADLAAEGCTWTAQRIHGDLHLGQCLRSPAGQWWLIDFEGEPSKPLAERRMPQPPVRDVAGMLRSFDYAAHSADPPVPGWADACRAAYCSGYAQVSGADPRTDPVLLRAYETDKAIYEVVYEARHRPDWLPVPLSAIRRLAADSAAPSPSTPPSPPSPRRPRP
- the treS gene encoding maltose alpha-D-glucosyltransferase yields the protein MIVNEPVQDTFEDTPAKDRDPDWFKRAVFYEVLVRSFQDSNGDGVGDLKGLTAKLDYLQWLGVDCLWLPPFFKSPLRDGGYDVSDYTSVLPEFGDLADFVDFVDSAHQRGMRVIIDFVMNHTSDQHPWFQESRKDPDGPYGDYYMWADDDKQYADARIIFVDTEASNWTFDPVRKQYFFHRFFSHQPDLNYENPAVQEEILSALKFWLDLGIDGFRLDAVPYLYAEEGTNCENLPATHEFLRRVRKEIDAHYPDTVLLAEANQWPEDVVDYFGDYASGGDECHMAFHFPVMPRIFMAVRRESRYPVSEILAKTPAIPSGCQWGIFLRNHDELTLEMVTDEERDYMYAEYAKDPRMRANIGIRRRLAPLLDNDRNQIELFTALLLSLPGSPILYYGDEIGMGDNIWLGDRDAVRTPMQWTPDRNAGFSSSDPGRLFLPTIMDPVYGYQVTNVEASMASPSSLLHWTRRMIEIRKQNTAFGLGSYTELQSSNPAVIAFLREYEDDLVLCVNNFSRFAQPTELDLREFSGRHPVELFGGVRFPAIGELPYLLTLGGHGFYWFRLRKDAA